One region of Bradyrhizobium betae genomic DNA includes:
- a CDS encoding SulP family inorganic anion transporter — translation MPHDSHAKQSWPLFRSLASFSLPGDLMAGLTLAAIAIPEQMATARLGGFAPQIGFFAFMAGSLGFALLGGNRFLSCGADSTITPIFAGGLAALAATGSPDYQGLAIALALMVGAMMLAGGAFRLGGIANLLSVPVMVGFLAGISVHIIVSQLPSVLGLQSPGGPTLDRIGVLAGQLGRANPFTLSIGFGVLAVVFVSETISAKIPGALIGLVAATLAAIALGLESKGVSVVGAVPGTLPRPTLPDLAPEQWGRLVPLAFVITVVVMVQTAATTRSFPSDPDTPADVDRDFLGAGAGSVLSGLFGAFPVNASPPRTGIVAETGGQSQLAGLAAAAIVLALLAFGTGLLQHVPDAALGGILLFVALRIIRVGQIVTIYRQSPSEFLLIVATAALIIILPIQQGAFLGIMLSLLHGIWSTTRARLIEFERVPGTTIWWPAHPHITGERIAGVAVIGLQAPLSFLNAPGFRSDVDKVLTTSTPQLLVLEASGMVEIDFTAAQILLDVFKACSEQGVTVALARLESVRAQSAFERFRLFDALPREHVFHSVDEAVHKLAKGDHIFTPSS, via the coding sequence ATGCCGCACGATTCTCACGCCAAGCAATCATGGCCGCTCTTCCGCTCGCTCGCGTCCTTTTCCCTGCCGGGCGATCTCATGGCGGGGCTGACGCTGGCGGCGATCGCGATTCCGGAGCAGATGGCCACCGCGCGGCTCGGCGGCTTCGCGCCGCAGATCGGCTTCTTCGCCTTCATGGCGGGCTCGCTCGGCTTTGCGCTGCTCGGCGGCAACCGCTTCCTGTCCTGCGGCGCCGATTCCACGATCACGCCGATCTTTGCCGGCGGGCTTGCAGCGCTCGCCGCGACCGGCTCGCCGGACTATCAGGGCCTTGCGATCGCGCTGGCGCTGATGGTCGGCGCGATGATGCTGGCCGGCGGCGCCTTCCGCCTCGGCGGCATCGCCAACCTGTTGTCGGTACCGGTCATGGTCGGCTTCCTCGCCGGCATCTCCGTCCACATCATCGTCTCGCAATTGCCGAGCGTGCTCGGGCTTCAATCGCCGGGCGGACCGACGCTCGATCGCATCGGCGTGCTCGCTGGCCAACTCGGCCGTGCCAATCCGTTCACGCTGAGCATCGGTTTCGGCGTGCTGGCCGTGGTCTTCGTCTCCGAGACGATCAGCGCCAAGATTCCCGGCGCGCTGATCGGGCTCGTGGCCGCGACGCTGGCCGCGATCGCACTTGGCCTCGAGAGCAAGGGCGTCAGCGTCGTCGGTGCGGTGCCGGGCACGCTGCCGCGGCCGACCCTGCCCGACCTCGCGCCGGAACAATGGGGGCGCCTGGTGCCGCTCGCCTTCGTGATCACCGTCGTGGTGATGGTGCAGACCGCGGCCACGACGCGGTCGTTCCCGTCCGATCCCGACACGCCCGCCGATGTCGACCGCGATTTCCTCGGTGCGGGGGCCGGCAGCGTGCTCTCAGGCCTGTTCGGCGCGTTTCCGGTCAATGCCAGCCCGCCGCGGACGGGGATCGTCGCCGAGACCGGGGGACAATCGCAACTCGCGGGCCTTGCGGCGGCGGCAATCGTGCTGGCGCTGCTCGCGTTCGGAACCGGGCTGCTGCAGCACGTCCCTGACGCGGCGCTCGGCGGCATCCTGCTGTTCGTGGCGCTGCGGATCATCCGCGTCGGGCAGATCGTCACGATCTATCGGCAATCCCCGAGCGAATTCCTGCTGATCGTCGCCACCGCCGCGCTGATCATCATCCTGCCGATCCAGCAGGGCGCGTTCCTCGGCATCATGCTGTCGCTGCTGCACGGCATCTGGAGCACGACGCGCGCGCGGCTCATCGAGTTCGAGCGCGTGCCGGGCACCACGATCTGGTGGCCGGCGCATCCGCACATCACCGGCGAGCGCATCGCAGGCGTTGCCGTGATCGGGCTGCAGGCGCCGCTCTCGTTCCTCAACGCGCCCGGCTTCCGCAGCGACGTGGACAAGGTTCTCACGACATCCACGCCGCAACTGCTGGTGCTCGAGGCCAGCGGCATGGTCGAGATCGACTTCACCGCCGCGCAGATCCTGCTCGACGTCTTCAAGGCGTGCAGCGAACAGGGCGTCACGGTGGCGCTGGCGCGGCTGGAATCGGTGCGCGCGCAGAGCGCGTTCGAACGCTTCAGATTGTTCGACGCCCTGCCCCGCGAGCACGTCTTCCACAGCGTGGACGAGGCCGTGCACAAGCTGGCGAAGGGCGATCACATATTCACTCCGTCATCCTGA